The proteins below come from a single Limosilactobacillus reuteri genomic window:
- the nhaC gene encoding Na+/H+ antiporter NhaC — protein sequence MKSIRFKEAVTLLLIMLIILGTAVIKFGLSPQIPVLFAIALLIFWVKFRGASWDEIHKGIQEGIGTAIIPIFIFILIGALIAVWIQTGVIPTIMIVGFKLISSQFFVPSTFIVCSLVGLSIGSGFTTISTIGIALFGMGVALNANPALVAGAIISGAVFGDKMSPLSDSTNLASAIAGSDLFAHIKNMMWSTIPSFLVSLILFWFFGNSSSHMSAGKIAHTMAILNQQFTISWWALLPIALMFICAWRHIPAIPTLFINILVTVIMIFFQKPGTSLQSLAKLISDGFVAHTSDATVNTLLTRGGISNMMGTVSLIIVTLSLGGILMKFNIVQSAMKPLVDHLHKPGSLITVTILSGIGINLFVGEQYLSVILPGKAFKGAFDKMGLSPLALSRVLEDGGSVINYLIPWGVAGSFAASTLGVPVLHFLPFAFFSLLSPVFSILSGVTGIGLKWQKGKQRNTTNENQIKEA from the coding sequence ATGAAGAGTATTCGTTTCAAAGAGGCAGTAACTCTTTTACTTATCATGTTAATAATTTTAGGAACTGCCGTGATTAAGTTTGGTTTATCACCACAGATTCCCGTCCTATTTGCCATTGCTTTGCTTATTTTTTGGGTTAAATTTCGTGGTGCTAGTTGGGATGAGATCCATAAAGGCATTCAAGAAGGAATCGGTACCGCAATCATCCCCATTTTTATCTTCATCCTTATCGGGGCATTAATTGCCGTTTGGATTCAAACTGGAGTTATTCCTACAATTATGATTGTGGGATTTAAATTAATTAGCAGTCAATTTTTTGTCCCATCAACATTTATTGTCTGTTCTTTAGTTGGTTTATCCATTGGTAGTGGTTTCACAACTATTTCGACAATCGGGATTGCTTTATTCGGAATGGGAGTTGCACTCAATGCTAATCCTGCTTTAGTAGCGGGTGCAATCATCTCGGGAGCGGTTTTTGGTGATAAAATGTCGCCACTCTCTGATTCAACTAATCTTGCCTCGGCAATCGCTGGTAGTGATCTTTTCGCCCATATCAAGAATATGATGTGGTCAACGATTCCTTCTTTTCTTGTTTCGCTAATTCTATTCTGGTTCTTTGGTAATTCCAGTTCCCATATGAGTGCCGGTAAGATTGCCCACACGATGGCTATCCTTAATCAACAATTTACGATTTCATGGTGGGCCTTATTGCCAATTGCCTTAATGTTTATCTGTGCATGGCGTCATATTCCAGCTATTCCAACCTTATTTATTAACATCCTCGTTACAGTAATCATGATCTTCTTCCAAAAGCCAGGAACTTCTCTTCAATCTCTCGCCAAATTAATTAGTGATGGTTTTGTTGCTCATACCAGCGATGCAACTGTTAATACATTGCTTACTCGTGGTGGGATTAGCAACATGATGGGAACAGTTTCCTTGATCATTGTTACTCTTTCACTGGGAGGAATTTTGATGAAGTTTAACATTGTTCAGTCGGCAATGAAGCCACTCGTTGATCATCTTCATAAGCCTGGCAGTCTTATTACTGTTACCATTCTCTCAGGTATTGGCATTAATCTTTTTGTTGGGGAGCAATACCTTTCCGTTATTCTTCCAGGTAAGGCATTTAAGGGTGCATTTGATAAAATGGGTCTTTCACCTTTAGCTCTTAGTCGTGTCCTTGAAGATGGCGGAAGTGTTATTAACTACTTAATCCCATGGGGAGTTGCCGGCTCATTCGCCGCCTCAACCCTTGGTGTACCAGTCCTTCACTTCCTACCATTCGCTTTCTTTAGTCTGCTTTCACCAGTCTTCTCAATTTTAAGTGGAGTTACGGGGATTGGTTTGAAGTGGCAAAAAGGAAAGCAACGCAATACTACAAATGAAAATCAAATAAAGGAAGCTTAA
- the cas9 gene encoding type II CRISPR RNA-guided endonuclease Cas9 (Cas9, originally named Csn1, is the large, multifunctional signature protein of type II CRISPR/Cas systems. It is well known even to general audiences because its RNA-guided endonuclease activity has made it a popular tool for custom editing of eukaryotic genomes.), whose product MYDIDHILPQAFIKDDSLDNRVLVRRQDNNAKSDNVPALKFGKMKPFWNELQKHGLISKRKLNNLQTNPESIDKFKAVGFVNRQLVETRQVIKLAANILASCYPDSKIIEVKASLTHQMRESFNLIKNRDVNDYHHAVDAYLSAFVGQYLYNRYPKLQPYFVYGQFKKFDKQSTRIGMKTNHFNFLYDLEPEGKNVKIKKPTKIINKETGEIIGDRDELVTKLNRVYNFKYMLVSQEVYTRSGALFDQTIYPANSGKKLIPLKQNKTTAIYGGYSGSKAAYMSIIRLRDKKGETYRIVGIPVRVVNKLNQAKKKSNEKYLAELKAVIEPQIAKTKKDRKTGQRVLVPQEFDVIIPEVMYRQLIVDGDQKFTLGSSTYQYNARQLVLDSKSLVTLSKNFIESNSVTSEIKNNRLIKVYDDILNKVNKYFSLYNKNKFRQRLNEGREKFIKLPIDNEFKNNKKITVGKREVLQNILIGLHDNAGMGNLKVLGINTPFGMIQTSNGIILSPNACLIYQSPTGLFERKVYLNTISPLK is encoded by the coding sequence ATGTATGACATTGACCATATTCTTCCCCAGGCGTTTATTAAGGATGATTCATTAGATAACCGAGTACTTGTAAGACGACAGGATAATAACGCTAAATCTGATAATGTTCCGGCTTTGAAATTTGGGAAGATGAAACCGTTTTGGAACGAATTACAGAAGCATGGCTTGATTAGTAAACGTAAACTTAATAACTTGCAAACTAATCCTGAAAGTATCGATAAGTTTAAGGCAGTTGGATTTGTCAATCGTCAATTAGTTGAAACACGGCAAGTCATTAAATTAGCTGCAAATATTTTAGCAAGTTGTTATCCTGACTCTAAGATTATTGAAGTTAAAGCAAGTTTGACTCATCAGATGCGTGAATCATTTAACCTAATTAAGAATCGTGATGTTAATGACTATCATCATGCTGTTGATGCGTATTTAAGTGCATTTGTAGGGCAATACCTATATAATCGTTATCCTAAATTGCAGCCATATTTTGTTTATGGCCAGTTTAAAAAATTTGATAAACAAAGTACTCGGATTGGGATGAAAACTAACCACTTTAATTTTTTGTATGATCTTGAACCCGAAGGCAAAAATGTAAAAATAAAGAAACCAACTAAGATTATAAACAAGGAAACTGGTGAAATTATTGGTGATCGTGATGAATTAGTTACCAAATTGAACCGTGTTTATAATTTTAAGTACATGTTAGTTTCGCAAGAAGTATATACGCGAAGTGGCGCATTATTTGATCAGACAATTTACCCAGCTAATTCAGGTAAGAAATTAATTCCACTGAAGCAAAATAAAACTACAGCAATTTATGGTGGATACAGTGGAAGTAAAGCAGCGTATATGTCTATCATTAGGTTACGAGATAAAAAGGGTGAAACTTACCGTATTGTTGGAATCCCAGTAAGAGTAGTTAATAAATTAAATCAAGCAAAGAAAAAGAGTAATGAAAAGTACCTTGCAGAATTAAAGGCAGTCATTGAGCCACAAATTGCTAAGACAAAGAAGGATCGAAAGACTGGTCAAAGGGTTCTTGTACCACAAGAGTTTGATGTGATTATCCCTGAAGTTATGTATCGTCAGCTAATAGTTGATGGTGATCAGAAGTTTACGTTGGGTAGTTCTACTTATCAATATAATGCACGTCAGTTAGTGTTAGATTCAAAATCATTAGTAACTTTATCTAAGAATTTTATTGAAAGTAATAGTGTTACAAGCGAGATAAAAAATAACCGCTTGATTAAAGTTTATGATGATATACTTAATAAAGTTAATAAGTATTTTAGTCTCTACAATAAAAATAAATTTCGCCAACGGTTAAATGAAGGTCGAGAAAAATTCATTAAACTACCAATTGATAATGAATTTAAGAATAATAAAAAGATTACAGTTGGAAAGAGGGAAGTATTACAAAATATTTTAATTGGTTTGCATGATAATGCAGGTATGGGAAATTTGAAAGTATTAGGGATAAATACACCATTTGGAATGATACAAACTTCTAATGGAATTATATTATCACCTAATGCATGCCTGATTTACCAATCACCAACCGGCTTATTTGAGAGAAAAGTTTATCTAAATACTATTTCACCGTTAAAATAG
- a CDS encoding LTA synthase family protein, giving the protein MKKLSKFVDTRIGFFTLLVILFWLKTLFAYFTDFKLGVTGIFQYLILIFNPLATTFFIYSLAFYFKRSRFFYPVIMGLDIANTLLLYLNVIYYREFTDFMTIATMTGYSKVNQGLSGSSLALTNFHDVFYWLDIVVILILMLCKVIKFDPRAIGTRLAFAFSSVGLVLFGINLSFAEMSRPQLLCRTFDRSYIVKYLGIDTFTGYDLVKSQHINNMRQSATKPELLKVKKFTDKHYAPANPQMYGIAKGRNVIIIHLESFQQFLINKKINGQEVTPFLNSLYNGKDAYSFDNFFHQVGQGKTSDAENLLETSTFGLPQGSLFATLGSDNTFQGAPAILNQRAGYTSAVFHGNVASFWNRNNVYKNLGYQYFFDASYYDTSGDKATGYGLKDKLLFKNSIKYLQSLQQPFYAKYITVTNHFPYTLDDEDKDPNFQTTNTGDSNVDNYFVTAHYLDQSIQEFFNYLQKTGLDKKSIIMIYGDHYGISNSENTSLASVLGKSADDWTDFDNAQLQRVPLMFVIPGTGHGKVYHTYGGEVDVLPTLLHLLGISSKRYIQFGTDLFSSKHNQVVAFRNRDFVTPTYTSVGGTIYNNKTGKEAKLTKKQQEKLKKDQDFVNKELTLSDSLNEKNLLRFYHPKGFKNVNPADYNYSNGLKRAQRIEKKKGIKSTSIYSENGDRSTVDDYSTDAPEQSHSSTDSNRIKITNPDANNK; this is encoded by the coding sequence ATGAAAAAATTAAGCAAATTTGTGGATACTAGGATTGGTTTTTTCACCCTCCTAGTTATCCTTTTTTGGTTAAAGACCCTGTTTGCTTACTTTACTGACTTTAAGCTTGGCGTTACGGGAATTTTTCAATACCTTATTTTAATTTTTAACCCATTAGCGACCACCTTTTTTATTTACAGTTTAGCATTCTACTTTAAGCGTTCGCGGTTCTTCTACCCAGTTATTATGGGTCTAGATATCGCAAACACCCTATTACTCTATTTAAACGTCATCTATTATCGTGAATTTACCGATTTTATGACAATTGCTACGATGACCGGTTATTCAAAAGTTAATCAAGGTTTAAGTGGTAGTTCACTTGCCCTCACTAACTTTCATGATGTCTTTTACTGGTTAGATATCGTCGTAATTCTTATTTTAATGCTCTGTAAAGTTATCAAATTTGATCCACGAGCAATTGGAACGCGGTTAGCATTTGCTTTTAGCTCCGTTGGCCTTGTCTTATTTGGGATTAATTTATCTTTTGCAGAAATGAGTCGCCCACAATTACTCTGCCGGACATTTGATCGTTCCTACATTGTGAAATATCTTGGGATTGATACTTTTACTGGTTATGATTTAGTGAAGTCGCAACATATCAATAATATGCGACAAAGTGCTACTAAACCTGAGCTCCTAAAAGTTAAGAAGTTCACTGATAAGCACTACGCTCCGGCCAATCCACAAATGTATGGAATTGCAAAGGGTCGTAACGTGATTATTATTCACCTTGAAAGTTTCCAACAATTTTTAATTAACAAGAAGATCAATGGGCAAGAAGTTACCCCATTCCTTAACTCGCTTTATAACGGTAAGGATGCCTACTCGTTTGATAATTTCTTCCATCAAGTCGGTCAAGGTAAGACCAGTGACGCGGAAAACCTTTTAGAGACTAGTACATTTGGATTGCCACAAGGATCTTTATTTGCCACACTAGGGAGTGACAATACTTTCCAAGGTGCTCCTGCGATTCTTAATCAACGCGCCGGTTACACGAGCGCAGTCTTCCACGGAAACGTTGCTAGTTTCTGGAACCGCAATAATGTATACAAGAATTTAGGCTATCAGTACTTCTTTGATGCTAGTTATTACGATACTTCTGGAGACAAGGCTACCGGATATGGACTTAAAGATAAGTTATTATTCAAAAACTCGATCAAGTATCTTCAAAGTTTACAGCAACCATTCTACGCTAAATATATTACTGTTACTAACCACTTCCCTTACACGCTTGATGATGAGGATAAAGATCCAAACTTCCAAACAACTAATACCGGGGACAGTAACGTCGATAATTACTTCGTAACAGCTCATTATCTTGATCAATCAATCCAAGAATTCTTTAACTATCTCCAAAAGACTGGGCTTGATAAGAAATCAATCATTATGATTTATGGTGATCATTATGGGATTTCAAACAGTGAAAATACTTCCTTAGCAAGTGTTCTTGGGAAGAGTGCAGATGATTGGACTGACTTTGATAATGCTCAGCTGCAACGTGTACCACTAATGTTTGTCATTCCTGGTACGGGTCACGGAAAAGTTTATCATACCTATGGTGGAGAAGTTGATGTTCTTCCAACCCTCCTTCACTTATTAGGAATTAGCAGTAAACGCTATATTCAATTTGGAACCGATCTCTTCTCCAGCAAGCATAATCAAGTGGTTGCCTTCCGTAATCGGGATTTTGTTACGCCAACTTATACGAGTGTGGGCGGAACAATTTACAATAATAAGACTGGGAAAGAAGCTAAACTTACCAAGAAGCAGCAAGAGAAATTAAAGAAGGATCAAGATTTTGTAAATAAGGAATTAACTCTTTCTGATTCATTAAATGAAAAGAATCTCTTGCGGTTCTACCATCCAAAAGGGTTTAAAAACGTTAACCCAGCTGATTATAATTATTCAAATGGTCTAAAACGAGCGCAGCGAATCGAGAAGAAGAAAGGAATTAAATCAACAAGTATTTACTCAGAAAACGGTGACCGTTCAACTGTAGATGACTACAGCACTGACGCCCCTGAGCAAAGCCACTCTTCCACTGATTCCAACCGTATTAAGATCACTAACCCAGATGCTAATAATAAGTAG
- the cas2 gene encoding CRISPR-associated endonuclease Cas2 — MRLLIMFDLPVETSKERREYRQFRKRLINEGFLMIQYSVYVRVCVNKKSAQFIEKRISTFLPESGTIQSMIMTEKQYNDMHFLLGESSKDVRNLSGRTIIL, encoded by the coding sequence ATGCGCTTATTAATCATGTTTGATTTACCAGTAGAAACAAGTAAGGAGAGGAGAGAATATCGTCAATTTCGTAAACGATTAATAAATGAAGGCTTTTTGATGATTCAATATTCGGTATATGTGCGGGTTTGTGTCAACAAAAAATCAGCTCAATTTATTGAAAAAAGAATCAGCACTTTTTTACCTGAGTCAGGGACAATTCAATCAATGATTATGACGGAAAAACAATATAATGATATGCATTTTCTTCTAGGAGAGAGTAGTAAAGATGTACGGAATTTATCAGGAAGGACAATTATTCTATGA
- the cas1 gene encoding type II CRISPR-associated endonuclease Cas1, translating into MGWRSVIVTQHAKLSYTSHLMVVQTNDGINQIPIEDIELLLVSTTQAVITSALLSELAKREVKVIFVDNTLQPVCETVSYYSNNRSYELIENEFHWAKRRKEILWTKIVAAKIINQLQVLDIYGHDISLISDELNQLELNDETNREAVVARKYFPLLFENEKFSRRSMTAVNAALNYGYSILLSTVNRAIVTKGYLTQLGIHHRSNENQFNLGSDLMEPFRPVIDYWVANQNFTELTPDVKFGLVDSLNLEITFNDKKMLVRNAINLYVSQCLNYLSEKSKEIKIEMKFNNEVPNNALINHV; encoded by the coding sequence ATGGGATGGCGTTCTGTTATTGTTACGCAACACGCAAAATTATCGTATACATCACATTTAATGGTGGTACAAACTAACGACGGAATTAATCAAATTCCAATAGAGGATATTGAACTGCTATTAGTTTCCACTACTCAAGCAGTTATCACATCTGCATTATTGAGTGAGTTGGCAAAAAGGGAGGTTAAAGTTATCTTTGTAGATAATACATTACAACCAGTTTGTGAAACAGTCAGTTATTATTCTAACAATCGATCATATGAATTAATCGAAAATGAATTTCATTGGGCAAAACGCCGAAAAGAAATTTTATGGACAAAAATAGTAGCTGCTAAAATTATTAATCAGTTACAGGTTCTTGATATCTATGGACACGACATTAGCCTAATATCAGATGAACTAAATCAGCTCGAATTAAATGATGAGACTAATCGTGAGGCTGTAGTAGCCAGAAAATATTTTCCGTTGTTATTTGAAAATGAGAAATTTTCTCGACGATCAATGACGGCGGTGAATGCAGCGTTGAATTACGGGTATTCGATTTTATTATCGACGGTAAATCGGGCAATTGTAACAAAAGGCTACTTAACTCAGTTAGGAATTCATCATCGAAGCAATGAAAATCAATTTAATCTTGGCTCGGATTTGATGGAGCCGTTTAGACCAGTAATTGATTATTGGGTAGCAAATCAGAATTTTACGGAATTAACTCCAGATGTGAAGTTTGGATTAGTAGACTCATTAAATTTAGAAATCACATTCAATGATAAAAAGATGCTAGTACGAAATGCAATTAATTTGTATGTAAGCCAGTGTTTAAATTATTTAAGTGAAAAAAGTAAAGAAATAAAGATTGAGATGAAATTTAATAATGAGGTACCAAATAATGCGCTTATTAATCATGTTTGA
- a CDS encoding IclR family transcriptional regulator yields the protein MNDNFSTTLVKAQQIKDYIKKQENGCTLTEIAKNVKLNKTTTYRLLQTLVTLKDLIKVNRRYYLNQYFNANYLPVGWLASRIVQPLVNKYELSAFLGMPFNQQLVITQVIAFEKRLNDFHQLGKAQAFNTSAMGKCALAFMNQTVQTDVLTRTKLQTQTKNSLTDQNSLAYSLQIIKDQGYALDDEEVELENRYLAVPVFDKNEQLVGTLGVLGTKTTLQRRKINKLVHDLQIASSQLTGQIFNN from the coding sequence ATGAATGATAATTTTTCAACCACTTTGGTTAAAGCACAACAAATAAAAGATTATATCAAGAAACAAGAAAATGGTTGCACATTAACCGAAATCGCTAAAAATGTTAAATTAAATAAAACTACTACCTATCGTTTATTACAAACTTTAGTTACATTAAAAGACTTAATCAAGGTCAATCGTCGTTACTATCTTAATCAGTATTTTAATGCTAATTATTTACCAGTTGGATGGCTTGCAAGCCGGATAGTTCAACCATTGGTAAATAAATATGAGCTGAGTGCTTTTTTAGGGATGCCGTTTAACCAACAATTAGTAATTACCCAAGTCATTGCCTTCGAAAAACGACTGAATGATTTCCATCAGTTAGGAAAAGCCCAGGCGTTTAATACTAGTGCGATGGGAAAATGTGCACTAGCCTTTATGAATCAGACGGTTCAAACTGATGTACTAACGAGAACTAAACTACAAACGCAAACCAAAAACTCGTTAACGGATCAAAATAGTTTAGCTTATAGTTTACAAATTATTAAAGACCAAGGCTATGCATTAGATGATGAAGAAGTGGAATTAGAGAATCGTTATTTAGCGGTACCAGTATTTGATAAAAATGAGCAACTAGTTGGAACGTTGGGAGTATTAGGAACAAAGACAACATTACAGCGTCGAAAAATCAATAAATTAGTTCATGATCTGCAAATAGCTAGTAGCCAATTAACTGGCCAAATCTTTAATAACTAG
- the csn2 gene encoding type II-A CRISPR-associated protein Csn2 has product MKLVYKGHPPVQIDKGKFTVLATNNRKTYFELIRGLQGFNDRLTILDDDYQDLDPEKAIDWDGDLVANNNLATIYSTEIVKSIIKNLTEEDRHLLDAEARRLYSNVQEILFMTDLPLEVRYDGDIKRLLNYCKIKFSPLVQQSPYDIIKTDLKLHLECADSSCVGLSNVANYLDSAQFNELQQLNIELKIPVLLIEFTEIDNRKYYGNADFYYIDKDFVDWKL; this is encoded by the coding sequence ATGAAACTCGTTTATAAAGGTCATCCACCAGTTCAAATAGATAAAGGGAAATTTACAGTATTGGCAACAAATAACCGAAAAACTTATTTTGAGTTGATTCGGGGATTGCAAGGATTCAATGATAGACTAACTATTTTAGATGATGATTATCAAGACTTAGATCCCGAAAAGGCAATTGATTGGGATGGTGACTTGGTTGCGAATAATAATTTAGCAACAATTTATTCAACGGAAATTGTAAAGTCAATAATAAAAAATTTAACAGAAGAGGATCGTCATTTGCTAGATGCTGAAGCACGTCGGCTTTATTCGAATGTTCAAGAAATTTTATTTATGACAGATTTACCGCTCGAAGTTCGTTACGATGGTGACATCAAACGATTATTAAATTATTGTAAGATTAAATTTTCACCATTAGTTCAGCAAAGCCCTTATGATATAATAAAAACAGATTTAAAGTTACATTTAGAATGTGCTGATAGTTCATGTGTTGGGTTAAGTAATGTCGCTAATTACCTAGATTCAGCTCAATTTAACGAACTACAACAACTAAACATTGAATTGAAAATTCCTGTTTTATTAATAGAATTCACAGAAATAGATAATCGTAAATACTATGGAAATGCGGATTTTTATTATATTGACAAGGATTTTGTTGATTGGAAGTTATAA
- a CDS encoding histidine phosphatase family protein codes for MTKLNIYLVRHGQTFFNIYNKLQGWSNSPLTMKGKEDAKVTGEKLQNIHFDGAFCSDLSRAMETAQVILNLNNANSVAHPVTAPYFREEFYGSYEGTNMDLAWYNAGAPHGFKNFREIVTAYSIGQAKDWLKDADPFHDAENNEEYWQRMNKGIELIRNADLPDNANVLWVSHGNTVLSLVERFGHGKYDVTERPANGSLTRATLTDNDMEIVEYNK; via the coding sequence ATGACTAAATTGAATATTTATCTTGTTCGTCATGGACAGACTTTCTTCAACATTTACAACAAATTACAGGGTTGGAGTAATTCGCCATTAACTATGAAGGGCAAAGAAGATGCAAAGGTAACTGGGGAGAAGTTACAAAACATTCACTTCGATGGTGCGTTTTGTAGTGACCTTTCCCGAGCAATGGAAACAGCACAAGTAATCTTAAATCTTAATAATGCTAATTCTGTAGCTCATCCAGTCACTGCTCCTTATTTTCGGGAAGAGTTTTATGGATCATATGAAGGAACAAATATGGATCTTGCTTGGTACAATGCGGGTGCCCCTCATGGCTTTAAGAACTTCCGTGAAATTGTAACCGCATATTCCATTGGTCAAGCCAAAGACTGGTTAAAGGATGCTGATCCATTTCATGATGCCGAAAATAATGAAGAGTACTGGCAACGAATGAACAAAGGGATTGAATTAATTCGGAATGCTGATTTACCTGATAATGCAAATGTTTTATGGGTAAGTCATGGAAATACCGTTTTAAGTTTAGTAGAACGGTTTGGTCATGGAAAGTATGATGTGACAGAGCGCCCAGCAAATGGAAGCCTGACGCGCGCAACGTTGACTGATAATGATATGGAAATTGTTGAATATAATAAGTAA
- a CDS encoding glycerol dehydrogenase, with the protein MVEEFGSPSSYIQGKGVLFESDKYLKNFGTKPLLLAGETVYKIVGKRFEQYLQESGYDVTRVQFNGESSTNEVNRVTEIGKENNVTVVYGLGGGKTVDTAKAIADNLHLPVVIMPTLASNDAPCSRLSVIYTDDGGFDHYRFYNQNPDLVLVDTQVIANGPVRMLISGIADALATNVEAQAVAKANSDTMLGEKQTLVGNAIAQKCEETLFNYSHLAVADAEVHVVTPAFSNIVEANTLMSGLGFESGGLSGAHAIHDGLTILEETHDLTHGEKVAYGTLTQLMLEGADQERYNKYFQFILSLGLPTTLADLHLENVTDEELLNAGKAACSEQDTLDRLPFKVTPDDVAQALRAVDAYTKQYLNSHHCHHSQM; encoded by the coding sequence ATGGTTGAAGAATTTGGCTCACCATCGTCTTACATCCAAGGCAAAGGTGTCCTTTTTGAAAGTGATAAGTATCTTAAAAACTTTGGCACAAAACCGTTATTACTGGCTGGCGAAACCGTCTATAAAATTGTAGGTAAGCGTTTTGAACAATATCTTCAAGAAAGTGGTTATGATGTTACCCGTGTTCAATTTAATGGGGAATCATCCACTAACGAAGTAAACCGGGTCACAGAAATTGGTAAAGAAAATAATGTAACCGTCGTTTATGGTCTTGGTGGGGGTAAAACAGTTGATACCGCCAAAGCAATTGCCGACAATCTCCATCTACCCGTTGTAATTATGCCAACGTTGGCTTCAAATGATGCACCTTGTTCACGTCTCTCAGTAATTTATACTGATGACGGTGGATTTGACCATTATCGTTTCTACAACCAAAATCCTGACTTGGTCTTAGTTGATACACAAGTTATCGCCAATGGTCCTGTTCGGATGTTAATTTCTGGAATTGCTGATGCTTTAGCTACTAATGTTGAAGCACAAGCAGTTGCCAAAGCTAATAGCGATACAATGCTTGGTGAAAAACAAACCCTTGTTGGAAATGCAATCGCTCAGAAGTGTGAAGAAACATTATTTAATTACTCACACCTAGCTGTAGCTGATGCAGAAGTGCATGTCGTTACACCAGCATTTTCTAATATCGTTGAAGCAAATACACTAATGAGCGGTCTCGGTTTTGAAAGTGGTGGTCTATCTGGTGCCCACGCTATTCATGATGGCTTAACAATTTTAGAAGAGACTCATGATTTAACACACGGTGAAAAGGTCGCATACGGTACCTTAACACAATTAATGTTGGAAGGCGCTGACCAGGAACGTTATAACAAGTACTTCCAATTTATTCTTTCTTTAGGTCTACCAACTACTCTTGCTGATCTACATTTAGAAAATGTCACTGATGAAGAATTACTCAATGCTGGAAAAGCCGCCTGTTCAGAACAAGATACCTTAGATCGTTTACCATTTAAGGTAACACCAGATGACGTGGCTCAAGCATTACGAGCAGTTGATGCATATACTAAGCAATATTTAAATAGTCACCATTGTCATCATAGCCAGATGTAA
- a CDS encoding SDR family NAD(P)-dependent oxidoreductase, with amino-acid sequence MKNIIITGAGTGMGLSMTKKFLENDWHVIIGVHNLNKAKNVYQELVQKYSLEKVTLKQVNVGDSESVEKFSNEANAENDHIDAIINNAGIFIGGQLQDLTEEEWDKTMAVDVKSIYLMTKAFILGMIQRRAGSIINIASVAGLLGDYSMPAYNAAKGAVVNLVRSMALDYGPYGIRVNNINPGATNTPMFKGNPETVKQSYRDASPLKRIAEPEEIANVAYFLVSEEASAITGQNIGASMGYGIWSGQPKQ; translated from the coding sequence ATGAAAAATATTATTATTACTGGTGCAGGGACTGGTATGGGCCTAAGCATGACAAAAAAGTTTTTAGAGAATGACTGGCATGTGATTATAGGAGTTCATAATCTCAATAAAGCTAAAAATGTGTATCAGGAGCTTGTTCAAAAATATTCACTTGAAAAAGTTACACTAAAACAAGTAAATGTAGGGGATTCTGAATCAGTTGAGAAATTTAGTAACGAAGCAAATGCGGAAAATGATCATATTGATGCAATTATCAATAATGCAGGAATTTTTATTGGCGGTCAGCTTCAAGATTTAACTGAAGAAGAATGGGATAAGACGATGGCAGTGGATGTAAAGTCAATTTATCTAATGACAAAGGCATTTATCCTTGGAATGATTCAGCGTCGGGCTGGCAGCATAATTAATATTGCTTCAGTTGCAGGGTTACTTGGGGATTATAGTATGCCAGCGTATAATGCCGCAAAAGGAGCAGTAGTAAATTTAGTTCGATCGATGGCGCTTGATTATGGTCCTTATGGAATTCGTGTGAATAATATTAATCCAGGTGCAACCAATACCCCAATGTTTAAAGGAAATCCAGAAACAGTAAAGCAGAGTTATCGAGATGCAAGCCCGCTAAAGAGAATTGCAGAACCAGAAGAAATTGCCAATGTTGCTTACTTTTTAGTTTCTGAAGAGGCAAGTGCAATTACTGGACAAAATATCGGCGCATCAATGGGATATGGAATTTGGAGCGGACAGCCTAAACAATAA